A single region of the Sphaeramia orbicularis chromosome 6, fSphaOr1.1, whole genome shotgun sequence genome encodes:
- the LOC115420396 gene encoding galanin receptor type 2 → MTLADFLTLLLIPFTLHSAVSYSWPLGDVSCKVYQFLLAFSLAASTYSLCAVSMTRAMIITNPYQPPTMDLVIFMFVLVWALSFFISLPLRMFATKESLSPSLANFTFCLPTIHEHHYQVVLSQFVLYYFVPMLVIAFNYVRLAVFLHKSPVMSVSSARNTRRASLMVFLAAATFSVCWLPGYVLELCVYLGLYRHGQAWEMFYFVCTMLQYLHPCINPVLYVFLSKRYRHRRAAWLFNCNRNRVQPQVISVTDSL, encoded by the coding sequence ATGACTCTAGCAGACTTCCTTACCCTCCTGCTAATCCCTTTCACCCTACACTCTGCTGTCAGTTACTCCTGGCCTCTAGGTGATGTCTCCTGTAAGGTCTACCAGTTCCTTCTGGCATTCAGCCTGGCCGCCAGCACCTACTCACTGTGTGCTGTTTCAATGACACGCGCCATGATCATCACCAATCCATACCAGCCACCCACAATGGACCTGGTCATCTTCATGTTTGTCCTCGTCTGGGCCCTGAGCTTCTTCATCAGTCTGCCACTCCGTATGTTTGCCACCAAAGAGAGCCTGAGTCCAAGCCTGGCAAATTTCACCTTTTGCCTTCCAACTATTCATGAGCATCACTACCAAGTGGTCCTCAGCCAGTTTGTACTTTACTACTTTGTTCCAATGCTGGTCATCGCCTTCAACTATGTCCGTCTGGCTGTTTTTCTCCACAAGAGCCCTGTAATGTCGGTGTCCAGTGCCAGGAACACCCGCCGTGCCTCTCTCATGGTGTTCTTGGCGGCGGCCACCTTCTCAGTGTGCTGGCTGCCGGGCTATGTGCTGGAGCTGTGCGTGTACCTGGGACTGTATCGTCACGGACAGGCCTGGGAGATGTTCTACTTTGTCTGCACTATGCTCCAGTACTTACACCCCTGCATCAACCCAGTGCTCTATGTGTTTCTGTCCAAGCGCTACCGCCACAGGAGGGCAGCCTGGCTCTTTAACTGTAACAGGAACAGAGTGCAACCGCAGGTCATCAGCGTCACTGACAGCCTCTAG